The Ipomoea triloba cultivar NCNSP0323 chromosome 4, ASM357664v1 DNA segment aatcttgcgtatttttaatatatatatatatatatatatatagtcattgttgcatgtcaaaagttcacccaaaaaaaattgttgcatgtcaatttgtttacttcatctaacttttaaaaataactacaatattattactattatatataaatttattcctacataaatgatgttgattttcaaagtttaaaaatgtgaaagatataatatatcattattatgattttagctctctactaataacaaatataagtattattgcattaatttaaaaattttatagtaCAAATGTTgtgaacaaattttataaaataccataaattataaaaatttacaaatctaaaataatagttattatttaaatattatgagctcaaaacaaattaatttacgttaataacataagTGAAGagaaactaacataaaaatgaactaattgaactaacttacatttgcggagtttgaaaaaaatataatgttattgggtaaatgtctcacatttaaatataattttattaaattaattggaattcacatatttaagaatgatgcatcatctcgagatctatcaatttaaaacgaagaagaatacgagatttatttttttgaatacaaggcTCAATCTAATGACCTCCCAAGTCCCATAcgagagagtcactacatgttatctgagcacaaggtgcttgacaaGAACAATAggtaatagaactaaaagaaaaagagataatagaactaaaagaaataaactttcaataaattagttaaaaacatatcatagatctacaaatattgaaccacaaagtcaTTTGTGGACCTATTATGTAAATaatgatctagagatgttttgattgtgctacatttaggggttgaaaaatatttagaaacaaaactaaatggtttctagacatctattactatttatgataacaaacaaaagcttttctagacatctattactatttatgataacaaacaaaagcttAAGGAAAAAACTTATGTGTGACTGTCTcatggtctcaatccgtgagacgggttggatcTTTAACTAACaaggtcaaagatctgacctattaatcaaagatctgacccgtcTAACGGATTGAGGCCccctattaatcaaagatctgacccgtcTAACGGATTGAggcccgtgagacggtctcacacaagtgttactcaaagtttaaaatatcaccaaagtagatttTGATACAAAACTCATATACCAatgtaaaatgttaaaataaaaatggttTTTCATgtaaggaaaaaaatatataatatttatcaatatctatataataaaaaaattatcaatttctctttttatccatttatgtagacatattatatttatagcattttgtacaatataaaaatatacacacattttttttatagaattgtgattattgtcataattatacacgttaattactacaatgaatatttattaaaaaaatattttaaaatatgtctaaactcatattcttaattaaaaatttaaaaatatttgaaaatttgtctaaatatataatatagttagggactacattaatccatataaatttaaaaattaaattcttttaatttttaaatgtaattttcttaattataatcaataaaatataaatttataattaaaaataaaattataaaatatgtctagcttatgcattatattaatcatacaaaataaaaattatatttttcagtttataaatttaattattttaattataatatatcaatataaattataattacagaaattatattatagaatttacatatatacatattaataaatattatttgtatatacactgtattacacaatcacatatacaaaatttaaattttacatttttgtatttctaagtatatataattttttagttattattcatattgttagaattataatatatacgaaataagattaggaataattcaatttaataatgtaaatttttctctataaatttatataaatatgtatatgattaGAGATTAGGGTTGTGCAAAACCCGTCCAACCCGATTAACCCGCTCGAACCCGAACCCGCACCACCCATTCGAAAGCCATCCGAAATAAATCGCGGATATCCGATCCGCATCCGCCATTTGAAGAAGGGTAAATGGGATCGGGTAGGGTTAGGGTTTCTCGCATCTGAACCCGTCCGAAACccgaactatatatatatatgtgtatatgtatatatagaacgacgtcgtttgagcctttatatatatattctaaagtTTAGGGTTCGTCACAAAGGTTCATTTGTGCAGCCCTACGCGTCTCCCTTCTCTGTTCTGAGTGTTCTCTGTCTTCGACTCTTCTTCGTTCTCCATTTCTCTGATTCTCTCAACTCTCTCAACTCTGATTCTCTCAAAGTCTCAATCTTTGAGACCTGGGATAGTGAGTTCTGTAATTTCCTCGCTAGTCTCTAGTCCCTCGTCCTCTTTGTGTGGActctggtggtggtggtgggagcCCCTTGTCTGTGCAAAACCCGTCCTCTGCAGTATCAATCGTTGGTGGTCTAGGCTCGACGGCGACGTAATCGGTGGTGGAAGCCCCTTGCCCGAACCCTAATTTGAAGGCTTGATTGCTTGAAGCCCTCGTTCTCAGAGGGAAAAATTGAGAAAACAAgtaattctaatttattttatatgttctaAACTGATGTTAGTTGCCTGTTAGTCTGTTTCTCTGTTAGTATGTTGATACTATGATGTTGCATGAACCCTAATTTTTGGGGCTTTTCATATGTGTgatgaatttgtaaaaattCTGAGGTATATTCGTAAATTTTGAATGTAACCATGTGAATAATGAATGTTGATGGTTGACTGTTGAGTAATTTTTGGGCATTTTCTGTATGAATGATTTTTATGGTGGAAGCCGGAAGCCCTACTGAATATTGATATATGCATGTACATTTTAAATGTAAGCCGTATTGTCCCTTTGTCCgtatgaatgaatgaatgatgaTTCTGGATTTTTGGTGGAAGCCCTATTGAGCCCTAATTTGTGGGCAATGGGCAGCCATAAGATGAtgagaattcaagaaaatgaattcCTGATTATGGTTGATTGGTTGCTAACTTGCAACTTCCAAGTTGATGGTGAGAGGACCCTTAAATTGTGTATATTGTAACTTATTATTTGTAAATGTATTGTAGTGTACTACTGTACAGTGTACTGTGGTGGTGGACTGGTGGAAGTCAATTGTAATGTACAttgtaaatattaaatgtaaCTGTAATTATCTGAATTATGAATGATGATTGTTGATTACTTGATTATGGTGGAAGCCTTATCAGTGTTTACCTCAATTATCTGTTGATTATGTTGTTCTGTTCTATTGTTTCTCTGAATTCTGATGCTCAATCACCCATCTATATAGATGGAGAgcaatcaaaatataagtggGTCTGGACCTCTTCCATCCTCAACAGTAGATGAACAAGGAGTTCAACCTCAAGGCATTGAGACAAATACTCAACAGCCTATGGTCACTCCTGCTGTTCCTGCTACTAAAAAGAGGAAGGAAATAGGGTTAAGATCCAAAGTCTGGGATCACTATGAAAGGACCCTTGATTCTAATGGGAAATTACTTAGTTCCACTTGCCTTTACAGCAAAAAGGTTTTTGCCAGTCAATCTAAAAAGCATGGCACATCATCTTTAAGGAACCACATTATGGCCTGTCTTAAAAATCCTCACTCGAAGGATACAAGGCAGTCCATACTGACTTTCAATGTTGTTTCCACTTCTGGAACAGATGCTCCTGAGGGAGTTCTGGGGACATGGGTGTTTGATCAAGAGGCCATTAGGAGGGCCTTATGTGAGATGATTATCATAGATGAGCTCTCTTTTAGGTTTGTTGAGGGCCAGTGATTCAGGAGGTTTATTCTTGTCTGTTGTCCTAGGTTTCTAATCCCTTCTAGGTGGACAATTTCTAGGGACATCTACAAGATTTTCCTAGATGAGAGGCTAAGTCTTAGGAAGCTGTTTAGGGTGGGCACACAAAGAGTCAGTTTCACCACTGATACCTGGACTTCTGTCCAGAGGATTAATTATATGTGCATTACTGCACATTTTATAGATGACCAGTGGAagcttcataaaaaaaataatttcctttGTCCCAATTTCTTCTCATAGGGGGGAGTATATTGCAAAAGCCCTAGAGAGCTGTCTATTGGAGTGGGGGATTAGAAATGTGTTCACTATTACAGTGGACAATGCCTCTTCTAATGATACAGCTTTGGGGTACTTTAAGAGCAAGTTGTTATCTTGGGGTTGTTCTTTTGTTAGGCTGCAGTACTTGCACATGAGGTGCATAGCACATATCCTAAACCTAGTGGTCCAAGATGGTTTGAAGTATGCAGATGAGTCTGTTAAAAGGGTGAGGGATGCAGTGAGATGGGTTAGGAACTCACCTGCTAGGTTGCAAAAGTTTAGGGAACTAGCTGATCTGATTGGGGTGGAAGCTAAGTCAGCCTTGCATCTTGATGTCCCTACTGGGTGGAACAGCACCTACATCATGCTTAACACTGTAATTGAATATCAAAGAGTGTTTGATATGCTTGCAGAAACTGACCCCTCCTTTTCTGCTGATTTGGATGATGTCCCTTGTTTTCTGGATTGGAGTTCTGTGGAAAGCTTAGTTaagcttttgaaaactttttatgagATGACAGTGAGAATTTCTGGTTCTCTCTATGTCACTTCTAACACATTCTTCTCTGAGATCTCTGATCTCAGTTTCATGCTGGAAGATATGGTTTTGGCTGAGCCTGAAACTGATAAGGTAAATCTTTATTTGTATTTCTGCTTTGTGTTCTGTTCTGCTTATTTGTCTTATGTTGCTTAATTCTGTAATACTGTAATAGGTAATGGGGCAACAAATGAAAACCAAGTTTCATAAATATTGGGGGGATCTAGCAAAAATGAACTTTCTCATTTTTTATGCCAATATTCTGGACCCCAGAGATAAGGAGGAATACATGCCTCATCAGTTTGTCCAGCTTTATGGAGAAGAGAAAGACAAATCTTTTTTTGCCAAGGTCCAAACTGCCATGTCTGTGTTGTATGCTGATTATGCATCTACCTATTCTGTCAGTTCAACCCCCTCTGAATCCTCTACTCAATCTGTCCAGTCTGAGGCTACCTCAATTGGTAGGCCTCAGTCAAGGTTGAAGAGTCAGTTGAAAAAAAAGAGGATGGAGGGTGGTGGTGGAAGCAGTAAGCAGACAGAGCTGCAAGTGTATTTGAGTGAGAGTATAGTTGAGGATGATGAAGATGCCACTTTTGATGTTTTAAAGTGGTGGAAGGGCAATAGTGAGAGATTTCCTATTCTCTCTAAAATGGCTAGAGATCTGCTTGCAGTTCCTATTTCCACAGTTGCATCTGAGAGTGCTTTTAGTACAAGTGGGAGGGTGCTTGATCTATTTAGGAGTTCCTTGACTCCTAAAATAGTGGAAGCCTTACTTTGTACCCAAGATTGGTTGAGATTACCAAATCAAGCAATCACGGTTGAGGAAAACTTAGATGAGGTTGAAAGACTAGAAAAAGGTAacttcttttttactttttttcttagtttttttttaatttttttatccttttttttccttatttatatttgtttgatCTTGTTCTTGTTCTGTTTTGCAGAATTGCCCACTGGATGCAGTATTCCATCAATGTTGTCATCAATACATGTAATGTATTTATgtctttatttgattatttcaataatgtatattgtatttgtTTGCTGTTGCCTATTGTGTCTGCTGGTAAGGTTTCTAACCTCTAACTCTCTAAGTGGCTGGGTAACTTTCTGAGTATTATTGGTGAAATGTTGCTGCCCTTAGTTGAGTTGAGCCCTTCTGGAATTCTGGTAAGGAAGATCATACTTTTAATGCTTTATTTTGTTAAGTAAGTTACTAATGATTCTTCTCTTGGCTggctatgatgatgcttccaccttTAACTGAATAAATGGAATGGAGTTGGCATGTTGCTCATGTGTTTGTAAAATACATTGTTAGCAATTTGCCCCCATTTCCTTACTTGATATGGAAATATGCAATCTGAGCCTAATAGTCTTATGGCTATAGCCTAATATTTGTTACTTTTCTAGTTAGCTCACTGCCTCACTTAGTCACTTATCTGTTTAGTTTTCCCTAATATTGTTTTAAGTTGTCATATTAACAGGAAGAAGAGTGAAAATGATGTCTGCTAGATTGAATGCTGTTGATCAGTTGATGTGCTGAAATGCTGAAATTGCTGAATTGCTGAAATTGAAATGTCTGAAAACTTATGctgatttttgtcaattttgtgtaaatgtgtaattatgtgtaattttgtattattacaCAGTTGGTGACTTGGTGTTGGACACTTGGACTGTTAGACTGTAGACTCACTAGACTGTTGCCTGTTGGTAACTGCTAACTACTAAGTTAAGTAGTTAACTCCTTATTTTTGTTGGACTTGAAGTTAGAAGTTACAATTTTGTAAGTTTAACTTAAATTGTAACTTCTAAGTTCTACCTTCTAAGTTCATGTagtattatgaatttatgtttcAGTTTTTTTATGTAGTCGACTAGTCGTTTttcctatatttttttaattaaaatgtattaatattattttatgtttatccGAATAACATCCGAAATCCGAAGTTTATAATCCGCAATCCGAATTTGCAATATCCGAACGGTTAACGTGTTAAAAATAGTGGTTTGGGTTTCCAAAATTAAAACCGAAAACCGATCGGGTGGACGGATGGGAAATCCGATCCGTCCTAACCCGTCCGATGCTCAGTCctattagagattatattaatcatacaaaattttaattttgtatgctatgataatagatacttgactaAATATacgaaaattcaactatatttattaggactctacataatagagtcatactataagtctcagtcctagtttacttatgattctcttgtatatatactcttgtattcctacagttatattttgtgaactctaatacaaacataattgttctcatctggtatcagtcgctagggtttcgttcttgttcccatggctacgaatgacggctctgcctctgagcggaccgtttcagatgttgctgtgagttctgcggcgccggctcccgtgtcgtcgctctcttctgctcatcactacattagcatcaaactcaaccaccgcaattttttgttttggcgtactcaggttctcccgtttctacgtggccatgatctcattgatcttgttgatggatcgtgtccttgcccggaggagttcctccctgccgtgtctgctgctacctcgtccgctgctgctacccgcgttcggaatccggcgtttgttgcgtggtctcgccgtgatcaagggttgctgtctctcctggtttcttcgctgtccgaggaggtgctctccatcgccgtcggctgtcggacatcgaaggagttgtgggatgccattgagcagtccctcgcttccgcctctcaatcccgccaacttcacttgcttagccaactccatggtctccggcaaggagattcgtcgacggcagagtatctcgggcgagctcggcttattgttgaagatttagctctcgccggccggaaggtaacgctggaa contains these protein-coding regions:
- the LOC116016232 gene encoding zinc finger BED domain-containing protein RICESLEEPER 2-like codes for the protein MESNQNISGSGPLPSSTVDEQGVQPQGIETNTQQPMVTPAVPATKKRKEIGLRSKVWDHYERTLDSNGKLLSSTCLYSKKVFASQSKKHGTSSLRNHIMACLKNPHSKDTRQSILTFNVVSTSGTDAPEGVLGTWVFDQEAIRRALCEMIIIDELSFRGEYIAKALESCLLEWGIRNVFTITVDNASSNDTALGYFKSKLLSWGCSFVRLQYLHMRCIAHILNLVVQDGLKYADESVKRVRDAVRWVRNSPARLQKFRELADLIGVEAKSALHLDVPTGWNSTYIMLNTVIEYQRVFDMLAETDPSFSADLDDVPCFLDWSSVESLVKLLKTFYEMTVRISGSLYVTSNTFFSEISDLSFMLEDMVLAEPETDKVMGQQMKTKFHKYWGDLAKMNFLIFYANILDPRDKEEYMPHQFVQLYGEEKDKSFFAKVQTAMSVLYADYASTYSVSSTPSESSTQSVQSEATSIGRPQSRLKSQLKKKRMEGGGGSSKQTELQVYLSESIVEDDEDATFDVLKWWKGNSERFPILSKMARDLLAVPISTVASESAFSTSGRVLDLFRSSLTPKIVEALLCTQDWLRLPNQAITVEENLDEVERLEKELPTGCRRRVKMMSARLNAVDQLMC